Proteins encoded in a region of the Elaeis guineensis isolate ETL-2024a chromosome 7, EG11, whole genome shotgun sequence genome:
- the LOC105049094 gene encoding large ribosomal subunit protein uL10, with amino-acid sequence MTVKLSKSEKKVEYDKKLCRLLDEYSQVLIAAADNVGSNQLQNIRKGLRGDSIVLMGKNTMIRRCIKVHAQKTGNKECLNLLPLLVGNVGLIFTKGDLKEVREEVAKYKVGAPARVGLVAPIDVVVPPGNTGLDPSQTSFFQVLNIPTKINKGTVEIVTPVELIKKGDKVGSSEAALLAKLGIRPFSYGLVIQSVYDNGSVFSPEVLDLTEDDLIEKFAAGVSMVTSLSLALSYPTVAAAPHMFINAYKNVLAVAIATEYTFPQAKKLKEFLEDPSKFAVLAPVAAAEAAATPAAAAKEEEKKEEPAEESDDDLGFSLFD; translated from the exons ATGACGGTCAAGCTCTCCAAGTCCGAGAAGAAGGTGGAGTACGACAAGAAGCTATGTCGTCTTCTGGACGAGTACAGCCAGGTGCTGATCGCGGCGGCGGACAACGTGGGTTCGAATCAGCTTCAGAATATCCGGAAGGGGCTCCGGGGGGATTCGATTGTCCTCATGGGCAAGAACACGATGATCCGGCGCTGCATCAAGGTGCACGCCCAGAAGACCGGCAACAAGGAGTGCCTCAATCTCCTTCCCTTGCTCGTG GGGAATGTGGGATTAATTTTCACGAAGGGAGATCTGAAGGAGGTTAGGGAGGAAGTGGCAAAATACAAG GTTGGAGCTCCTGCCCGTGTCGGACTTGTTGCTCCGATCGATGTTGTGGTTCCCCCTGGAAACACTGGATTGGACCCATCACAGACCTCCTTCTTTCAG GTGCTCAACATTCCAACCAAGATCAACAAGGGTACTGTTGAAATTGTTACCCCTGTTGAGCTGATCAAGAAAGGAGACAAGGTTGGCTCTTCTGAGGCTGCCCTTCTTGCCAAGCTTGGCATAAGACCATTCTCCTATGGTCTCGTCATCCAGTCAGTGTATGACAATGGTTCAGTCTTCAGTCCTGAGGTCTTGGATCTCACTGAGGATGATTTGATCGAGAAGTTCGCAGCAGGTGTTTCTATGGTCACTTCGCTGTCCCTGGCCCTTTCCTACCCTACTGTAGCAGCAGCACCCCACATGTTCATCAATGCCTACAAGAATGTTTTGGCAGTTGCAATTGCAACTGAGTATACTTTCCCACAGGCCAAGAAGTTGAAGGAGTTTTTGGAG GATCCTAGCAAGTTTGCCGTCCTAGCTCCTGTTGCAGCTGCTGAAGCTGCTGCGACACCTGCCGCAGCagccaaggaagaagaaaagaaagaggagcCTGCTGAGGAATCGGATGACGACTTGGGGTTTTCATTattcgactag